Below is a window of Pocillopora verrucosa isolate sample1 chromosome 6, ASM3666991v2, whole genome shotgun sequence DNA.
TTTGCACTTATTGATGTTTGCACGTGCTAGTATTCCGATTCTGTAGATTATTGTAACTTATCAGTTGCGTTTTATTTCGTTTCTAGTTATTCGAGGATCATGATCATTCCTATTCGCTGCTTTACGTGTGGGAAAGTGATTGGGAATAAGTGGGAAACCTACCTCGGCTTCCTACAAGCAGAATATACAGAAGGGTAAATATTTAGTGTATGTGATTTGACGCAGTAAGAAAAAGCAAATACAGTTCCGGGTTTCTTAGCTTCTTGTCTGAACTGGAGTCGCAAAAATGCCACTAAATGGTCTCTTTAGACTCCCTGCAACAGTTTCTCATTGAAAAAGTTCACCATTAGACTTAAAGTCGAGCAAGCTTACAAATAtactgaaataatttcaaaattattaaaGCAAAACTGAGAATTTGCGAAGCAGAGTTCAggttgattttgtttttatatgaCAAGTCAGTTACTTCCATTATTGAATTGTTGACTCCCATGCTTGATAATTTTAAGAATGAAGTGTAACATCAAgtagtattaaccctttacaccctaacatcagtatgtaaattctccatactgttctctatacattttctaagttgctgacaaggagaatttgttcaatcaAGAGCTCcattagttgatgatcatttcctttattctcatgacctttatgtgtgattcaggggtgatactctAAGGAGAATTAAGATGTTAGtctctttggggtcaaaggatGAAGCCCTCTTAAGAATCTTCCCATTCTCATCTGATGTCTTGACTTTGCATTCATTTGATATTGCTGGGAGAAATTACTTCTTGATCACCCTTTAAGTTCAAAGTTTAACACTCCTTTTTTGTCCCATCAGAGATGCTCTTGATGCTCTGGGTCTTAAAAGATACTGTTGTAGAAGGATGCTTCTTTCACATGTGGATctcattgaaaaattattgaattatGCTCCGCTGGAAAAATAAACTCTGCTGCAATTTTGCATTGGTCAACAATGGAAGCTGTGATGGTGCATGCTTACTACTGCAATCTAGATGCAAGCTTCTTGTGTGTACATGAGATGCAATATTGTCACTTGCTTTGTCTTACAAATTACAAGTCTGTTTAACCTATGATACTGAACTTTCTCTCTGTTTGTGACAGTGTGCTAGGCTTAGTTTTCATATGTGCCAGAGAACAATTAAGCAGTTGGAAATTGAAACATACAGATAGATTTCTTGGAACTTTTTCAAAGCATTGGTCCAATTTGTCTCCTTTTGTTATACTttgttgttctgttatttttgtTACATAGCCTGTGAACTTAGTCTAATGCACCAAAGAAAGTGAAAAGCATTTTATGAAAAATCTAACTTAATATAGCCTTTGTTGTGGGGGCTTTCTTTTTACATTAGGAAATCTTCAGtttgtttcttgtgttttcaAGGTTTGACAAAAATGAGTAAACCTCACGAGAACCTTTTTGTAATTGTCTCTTCAAACTCCTCAACATTTGCTTTCAActtagttgtgagaatttgagGTTACATTAAGATAAATCCTCTTTCTGAGAAGTATGTCAATTCTTAGAGCCTCTACTGGATTATGtttcattgatattttaaagAGAACTACACATTAGTCATTTCTGCAAGTACTGCTATAAGGCAAAGAATACAGTGTACAGTATGCCTTTCTAGTTTGGATTATAATAAACCACTATTTAGAGTTCTATAGTTGATGGAGAGGGAAAGAAGAAGGTTTACTAAAGGTGGGGCTCATAGTGTTCTCCAGATACTTTTTTGGTGGTCATCCATGCAAAACCACTAGCTGGCAgaagataaaaatttatttcaaatcaagACAGCTTTTTGGCTGCTTTGACCATTTATAGTTTCTGGAACTTCAGGAGGAAGTAGCCAGTGAAAACATAATCTTTCAGTGCTTCTGGAGAACACTTGGCtcacagaaaatgtaaataaggGGTATAAGAGGGAGAAGTGGGCAGGGGAAGGGATTGTGAGAGTGGTTATGGTGTTTGAACCACGCTTTTGGACGTAAACAATCACCCATCTTGTTTTCAAGGTTATTATAGTCTAAATTTGATTATCATGATTATTTATTGAATTCTCATGACCCATCGGAGAGTCTTCATTATGTATCttattaagagaaatttgattttaatcattcttGCTTTTAATTTGACTGATTATTTAGTTCAGAAGAGCTGTCAGATGAATTTGCGATTTTCGTGTGGCAAATTGTCAGCAACGTCTGATGTCTGTCAGTGCTTCATGAGAACACTGGGCTCGCAGGAAACTTAAAGTTGTAAATAAGGGGCATAACAAAAAGAagaggagaggggagggggttgTTAGGTGTTTGAACCAGGCTTTGAGCTTTTATTTCCAATAATACCTCAGCTGTTCCGGACCCAAGGGTCCTGCCTATTCACGTGACTCCACCCTCGAAACAAAATCACTCGCGAATTTCGTGCAGGCCACTCACAGAGCATGTTACAAAGGCTGATTAGTCTTGAAAGAGCGTTCGGCGATCCAGCCCTTGGTGAACGAGATTTGAAGAAAATGGGCGTTGGCATACTCTCTTTTGCTACTTATAATGTAGGTGGCATGATCTCTAACCTATGCCTAATATGAGAAAATGGTCACACTCCATACTAATTACAGCGAAATGTGTGAGGCCTATTCCAGGCGTTCAGCAAATTTCCGTGCGAAATAGTAAATGACACGATAGTACAGGCGGAGCGAATAACGAGAGAGGCTTGGGTAGGGTCGCGCAAAAAgcgacccgacccaagcctcgCTCGTTTTTTCACTGGTCTGAACTACATGGGAACGCACGTTGATGAGGGGAAGAAAAATAAAGGGAATTAATACGCTTGGAAAAACCACTTGTTTAATGGTGAATCTACAATTGGTTCAATAAGGCAGCTTGCCATTCTGACAGTCACTGAGTCACTCTTCTGATAAAATGTAAGGTGTTGTATACACTCGAATCAATAGGAGAGAACTACCGTCTAGGCGACTAATCTTACATAAAACTGAACCTTCACATGTGGAAGACACTGCATTTCCTTCTACTCTTCGGTACATCTTCGTAATATAATCGGAACGTCTTCGGGAATTTCTGGACTTCCTTGGGTATGATAAGCTATGTTCACGAAAATGCTCGCCTTCTGAGCATAATACTCACGTCATTGACGTAAAATGCAGTCAGGTGTTCAtccagagttttttttttcgtcgttaGAGAGATGCTACAAATAGTTGCCTATCATCGAACTACATGATGAAACTGTCTGATCGCTCGATACTCGTTCTAGAATAGATCGGCTTTTTCTGTTTCCCAGCTCGAGTGGACAAAACAGCACAAATAAAAGCCGAACCAGTTCCTACCACGAACAAAAAGAAAGCCCAGCTGAGTTTACAATGGCCGAGCCTGTAAAAATTTGCTTCTTTTCCACAAGCTTGCTTAAATTCAACACTTCCCCAGCCTGAAGGGTAAATACCAAAACCAATCGCCAGAAGAAAGCCTGTGgattaaaatgaagaaatagaTAAATTAATACTTAGTAAGAACAAGGTAAGATAGTGAGGAAAAGCTTCACTTGAGCATGAGTTTATCCAGATTTCTGACGCATGAAGCAACTAGGGGTTTCACTACTCCCCCTGGGAAGGGGTGTTAGTCCATTACAacttacccccccccctcccacgaCATTtagctggtacccatttatgtTCTGGGTGgggggtggagagaggcatcgGGAGAGTGGGGTGTAGAGTGCCACGCCCAAGAACACGCCATTATGACCCAGCCAGGTCTCGACGCCAGACCTCTCGATAAAAGCAAGATTGAAAACAGGAGATTGAAAAAAGTTGAGTTATTTTAGTGTGACTTTACCTTCCCTCCCTAAAGAGCAATGGAGAGAGGAAGGAAAGAACAAGACCGTGGTGTTTTGGGGAATTATCCTTAAAGTACCGAAGAGTTTATGGTTCTTATTATCCATTCATAGGTTAAGTAGCTCGAACACTGGGAAGGTTTCGCGCCACGACAGCGCGGTGTCGATCACAAATCAGATCTACCCTTGAGCCTGGATGTGTGTCAAGTCACAGCATCTCAATAACTGTTTGATTCAAGTTTCCTGGGGTTCTGTATTACTCCTAACCGACGATAATGTCATTCCTTTCTAAATGCGTCTCTGGGAATTCGAAGAAAtaggtaaaaaataatttatctcCAGCTATGTTTTGAATTCACTAATTACTTCCTAGAACGTTATGTTGAATAAATTGCTACTTTGCGTATTATTTTACagggagagagaaaaaagaacgaTTACAAATCTATTAACGTTAGATATTTGACCTTTCCCCGGCGACCTTTTAATTGAAACTCAAACTCGTTAATCGGTTCCTTCCCTTTGTGTACAAACAGACACGGCACGAATTTTCATCTGAATTGAATAGATCACTATTTTTTATATTACCGTTGCGAAAACAATATACACTCTCTTAATGGAGCCAGCATACTTTTGTTTATCAGATGAAATTAAGAACACCACAACAGAGCTTTGTTTTTGAAtcaaaaagtttccttttcaaCACAGCAGTAGGTAATTTTCTTGCGGTCAAATTATTGACCCGAGCATATTTCATTTATTACTCACGAACGAAGGAAATTAATTGAATCTGTTTTGACGTTTCAAGTAAATACTCAACCCAAATTTTACCTAGATAGTTCCATCAATGTTCATTGCGATTGGAACCGGATTCAATTTGTAGTTTTGTGAAATGTAACCTTGGTAATCGTCATTGTGTCAATTTGTCGATTCATCGCGGCTACTTTGTTATTAATAGTCATGAGAGCGAAACTGCAATTTACCTCGATTCATTAGAAAGTAGTAGGTGTAATTCTTTTGAACGGAATGTTAACTTTGGAAAGTACTTTCTTTTCACGGAATAGCACTTAGAAATTATCGAGGAAAGTATTCCCAAAATATTTGCACAAGTGCTATAATAGCGTTGTTCAACTTTGTAGACTTTAATTTTGTGATTAATTGAGAGGTGAGAGACGGATAATTTGCAACACCGACAACTTAAGCAATTTTCAGGTCAGCGAAGAAAACTAAGTGATAAATCGTTTCAAATTTAACGTGGCTCGGTAAAGAATCCCTTTAAATTCGAAATTTCAACCAGAAAGTTTcgaaagaaagtaaacaaactATTGCGAGGTGTTATATTTAGGAGCTAGGAGCTGCTTGGTAAATATACTCGACACCCTTGTAATGAGATCAGCTTTTGGCGCATTGATTTTAGTCTCAAATTTTTACTCACCAGCCATTACTTGCAGTGCTCCTCCGACCCGAGCCGAAGTCCTCGTGAGAATGTCTTTACAACAGCAGGAAAATATAGCTGTGAAGGCTACAACAAGTAGGAATCCACAACCGATTCCTATCATCACTGTGCTGGCTTTCCATGCTTCCGAAGGAATGTCTTGAAAACTTGCATATCGGCCACAGGCTCGCACAAGGACTGAGAGCccgtttgcttgtttttctaAGAAATTACATCGACGAAACACGCCTAAGTAAACTGTTGTGTTGTATATCTGTCCCTGTATCCAATAAGGAAGGAAAAAACCCGTAGAAGCCGCGAGCGCGCTCAGAACGGAGAAAATCACCCAAAAGAAGCCAGTTAATGTCAAATTGTTCGACATGACAATATTTCGCTAGTTTAAGTTGGGTTAAGAGTTAAAACCTATGTTTACGAATTGCCACTCCAAATTCTTGAAATCCTGTCGTCTACGCGAATTTTTCGCTGCGTGTTGGcagatgaaacagctggaaATTCCGGGGTCTTTTACGACTTTAAATATATCCGTCCAAATTGAATGGATTCATTCCAAGTAAACAGTACCAGGGGAGAATTTGTCTGTAACCTACACCTTAGAGATGATGACAATATTTGAACATCAAAGATTACGCGATACTTAATTTATTGTCTCTCCAACAAACAACATCGGATGCGAGTAATTTGAGAGTTCTCAAGTAATAGAGTTTCTTTATCATGAAAGCGAAAGATGCGATTATGGTAATACAACATGCTCAGGTGTGAAGTGCTGTGCAAGTTTTTGCGGTTGATTGCgccaggaaaatgaaaaatataaagcCACTGTTTTGCTCAGTTGTGAGAATATTGAATTAGccaataaatttaataaaactgtCGAATAATAACTTGTGTTTCCGGTACAGAACATAATTTTCACGGCGGTCGCTATCACGGAAAAATCTTGCGTGAATTCTCTCGTCAAAAAAGTTAGTACAATCTTCTGCTTATGGAAACAGTAACTGTTGATAGAGATATTGCTAGAGAGCTTGTAGAACTGATCCTATTGCACAAAACTTTTGCAACTCAGAATATTGTCTTACAAATTAACAGGTTACACAAAcatttaagaaataaaagaacgAGATTGTTTTTGAACGTAAACAATCCCCCATCTTCTTGTTTTTGAGGTTAATTCGGATATCATGattatttcttaaattctcATAACCCATAGTGGAATTT
It encodes the following:
- the LOC131769310 gene encoding LHFPL tetraspan subfamily member 6 protein — its product is MSNNLTLTGFFWVIFSVLSALAASTGFFLPYWIQGQIYNTTVYLGVFRRCNFLEKQANGLSVLVRACGRYASFQDIPSEAWKASTVMIGIGCGFLLVVAFTAIFSCCCKDILTRTSARVGGALQVMAGFLLAIGFGIYPSGWGSVEFKQACGKEANFYRLGHCKLSWAFFLFVVGTGSAFICAVLSTRAGKQKKPIYSRTSIERSDSFIM